One genomic region from Lynx canadensis isolate LIC74 chromosome E1, mLynCan4.pri.v2, whole genome shotgun sequence encodes:
- the RAPGEFL1 gene encoding rap guanine nucleotide exchange factor-like 1, which produces MKPLEKFLKKQTSQLAGRTVAGGPGGGPGSCGGPGGGGGPGGGGGPAGGLRPLQRRQSVSRLLLPAFLREPPAEPGLEPPPEEEGGEPAGVAEELGSGGPCWLQLEEVPGPGPLGGGGPLRSPSSYSSDELSPGEPLTSPPWAPLGAPERPEHLLNRVLERLAGGATRDSAASDILLDDIVLTHSLFLPTEKFLQELHQYFVWAGGMEGPEGLGRKQACLAMLLHFLDTYQGLLQEEEGAGRIIKDLYLLIMKDESLYQDLREDTLRLHQLVETVELKIPEESQPPSKQVKPLFRHFRRIDSCLQTRVAFRGSDEIFCRVYMPDHSYVTIRSRLSASVQDILGSVTEKLQYSEEPAGREDSLILVAVASSGEKVLLQPTEDCVFTTLGINSHLFACTRDSYEALMPLPEEIQVSPGDTEIHRVEPEDVANHLTAFHWELFRCVHELEFVDYVFHGERGRRETANLELLLQRCSEVTHWVATEVLLCEAPGKRAQLLKKFLKIAAICKQNQDLLSFYAVVMGLDNAAVSRLRLTWEKLPGKFKNLFRKFENLTDPCRNHKSYREVISKMKPPVIPFVPLILKDLTFLHEGSKTLVDGLVNIEKLHSVAEKVRTIRKYRSRPLCLDMEASPHHLQTKAYVRQFQVIDNQNLLFELSYKLEANSQ; this is translated from the exons CTCGCCTACTGCTCCCCGCTTTCCTCCGGGAGCCCCCCGCCGAGCCGGGGCTGGAGCCGCCCCctgaagaggaagggggagagccGGCGGGGGTCGCAGAGGAGCTTGGCAGCGGGGGGCCCTGTTGGCTGCAGCTTGAGGAGGTGCCAGGGCCCGGGCCGCTCGGGGGAGGGGGACCCCTGCGCTCGCCTTCCTCGTACTCCTCTGACGAGCTGTCCCCCGGCGAGCCCCTGACTTCCCCGCCCTGGGCCCCCCTGGGCGCCCCCGAGCGGCCGGAGCATCTTCTGAACCGGGTTCTGGAGCGGCTCGCTGGAGGGGCCACCAGGGACAGCGCCGCCTCAG ATATCCTGCTGGATGACATCGTCCTCacccattctctcttcctccccacggAGAAATTTCTGCAGGAGCTACACCAGTA CTTTGTTTGGGCAGGAGGCATGGAGGGCCCCGAGGGGCTGGGTCGGAAGCAAGCCTGTCTAGCCATGCTCCTTCATTTCCTGGACACCTACCAGGGGCTGctgcaggaggaagagggggccGGCCGCATCATCAAG gATCTGTACCTGCTGATTATGAAGGATGAGTCCCTTTACCAGGACCTTCGAGAGGACACACtgaggctgcaccagcttgtgGAAACAGTGGAGCTAAA GATCCCAGAGGAAAGCCAGCCGCCCAGCAAGCAGGTGAAGCCACTGTTCCGCCACTTCCGCCGGATAGACTCTTGTCTGCAGACCCGAGTGGCCTTCCGGGGCTCTGATGAGA TCTTCTGCCGGGTCTACATGCCTGACCACTCTTACGTGACCATACGCAGCCGCCTCTCAGCGTCAGTGCAGGACATTCTGGGTTCTGTGACAGAGAAATTGCAGTACTCAGAGGAGCCTGCAGGGCGCGAGGACTCGCTCATCCTGGTAGCTGTGGCTTCCTCCGGAG AGAAGGTCCTTCTCCAGCCGACTGAAGACTGTGTCTTCACCACGCTGGGCATCAACAGTCACCTGTTTGCCTGCACCCGCGACAGCTATGAGGCGCTG ATGCCCCTCCCCGAGGAGATCCAGGTCTCCCCTGGAGACACAGAGATCCACCGAGTGGAGCCTGAGGACGTCGCCAACCACCTTACTGCCTTCCATTGGGAGCTGTTTCGATGTGTGCACGAG CTGGAATTCGTGGACTACGTGTTCCACGGGGAGCGCGGCCGCCGGGAGACGGCCAACCTGGAGCTGCTGCTGCAGCGCTGCAGCGAGGTCACGCACTGGGTGGCCACCGAGGTGTTGCTGTGCGAGGCCCCGGGCAAGCGCGCGCAGCTGCTGAAGAAGTTCCTCAAGATCGCGGCCAT CTGCAAGCAGAACCAGGACCTGCTGTCCTTCTACGCCGTGGTCATGGGGCTGGACAACGCCGCTGTCAGCCGCCTGCGGCTCACCTGGGAG AAGCTGCCCGGGAAATTCAAGAATTTGTTCCGCAAATTTGAGAACCTGACA GACCCCTGCAGGAACCACAAAAGCTACCGAGAAGTCATCTCCAAGATGAAACCTCCTGTGATTCCCTTTGTGCCTCTGATCCTCAAAG ACCTGACTTTCCTGCATGAGGGGAGTAAGACTCTTGTTGATGGTTTGGTGAACATTGAGAAGCTG CATTCAGTGGCTGAAAAGGTGAGGACAATCCGCAAATACCGGAGCCGGCCCCTTT GCCTGGATATGGAGGCATCCCCCCATCACCTCCAGACCAAGGCCTATGTGCGCCAGTTCCAGGTCATCGACAACCAGAACCTCCTCTTCGAGCTCTCCTACAAGCTGGAGGCTAATAGTCAGTGA